In the Topomyia yanbarensis strain Yona2022 chromosome 3, ASM3024719v1, whole genome shotgun sequence genome, one interval contains:
- the LOC131692380 gene encoding phospholipase B1, membrane-associated, translating into MPSKRNTFYIAFGLTQSLLIVICSNHLSYAQEQITSLDSPLFIAKFRGFRSMALNIIGSTGNNPYKFKINLKEGKLQRQFPLDYPFFCNTTGMRSSTVPTSVDMLRPGDIDIVGAIGDSLTAGNGAMATNILEVLVENKGLSWSIGGQGTWRQFLTIPNILKEYNPNLYGYPIKDGVSTSRASRFNAAEGGAMSQDIPHMAKNLVKRMLYDPRVDLKNHWKLITILIGGNDFCANICYTNPPEKTLEYHEKNILTALRIFRDYLPRTFVNLIASPDVGILTRFKGKPHQCVTMHAVECPCFIASRFRSEKQRFLKLIEKWNLLQLDITNREEFHQKPDFSVVYQPFIMNLTFPDRSNGDTDFSYMSTDCFHLSQKGYARASNALWNNMLEPIGKKADNWEHEFTNFKCPTPEMPYLRTRGNS; encoded by the exons ATGCCCTCCAAGAGAAACACGTTTTACATTGCCTTCGGACTAACGCAATCCCTACTGATTGTTATCTGTTCGAACCATCTTAGCTATGCTCAGGAACAGATAACATCGTTAGATTCGCCGTTATTTATAGCAAAGTTTAGAGGTTTCCGCAGTATGGCTCTTAACATCATTGGAAGCACGGGCAATAATCcttacaaatttaaaatcaactTAAAAGAGGGG AAACTGCAAAGGCAATTTCCTCTGGACTACCCATTCTTCTGCAACACAACCGGAATGCGAAGTTCAACTGTTCCTACGTCGGTGGACATGCTACGACCTGGCGACATAGATATTGTAGGAGCTATTGGCGATTCTTTGACAGCTGGAAATGGTGCGATGGCCACAAATATTCTGGAGGTACTAGTAGAAAACAAAGGCCTTTCCTGGAGTATTGGAGGTCAAGGCACTTGGAGACAGTTCCTAACAATACCAAACATACTTAAAGAATACAATCCAAACTTGTATGGATATCCTATAAAAGATGGAGTATCAACTAGCAGAGCTTCACG CTTTAATGCAGCCGAAGGCGGTGCCATGAGCCAAGACATCCCACACATGGCAAAAAATCTAGTCAAACGCATGCTCTATGATCCAAGAGTAGATTTAAAGAACCATTGGAAACTGATAACCATACTTATAGGAGGAAACGACTTTTGTGCCAATATTTGCTACACGAATCCACCAGAGAAAACCTTGGAGTACCACGAGAAGAACATACTAACTGCCTTGAGAATCTTTCGTGATTATCTACCGCGTACTTTTGTAAATCTAATCGCAAGTCCAG ATGTCGGTATCCTAACCCGATTTAAAGGAAAACCACACCAATGTGTCACGATGCACGCCGTggaatgtccctgttttatcgcATCTCGCTTTCGCAGCGAAAAGCAACGCTTCCTGAAGCTGATCGAAAAGTGGAACCTGCTACAGCTGGATATCACAAACCGGGAGGAATTTCACCAGAAGCCCGACTTTAGTGTGGTCTATCAACCGTTTATCATGAATTTAACGTTTCCGGATAGGTCAAACGGGGATACAGATTTCAGCTACATGTCAACCGATTGTTTCCATTTAAGTCAGAAAGGTTATGCTCGTGCCAGCAATGCATTGTGGAATAACATGTTAGAGCCGATAGGAAAGAAAGCTGATAATTGGGAGCACGAGTTTACAAACTTCAAGTGTCCAACGCCAGAAATGCCCTACCTTCGGACACGGGGCAATAGCTAA